In Haliotis asinina isolate JCU_RB_2024 chromosome 15, JCU_Hal_asi_v2, whole genome shotgun sequence, one DNA window encodes the following:
- the LOC137266471 gene encoding putative pre-mRNA-splicing factor ATP-dependent RNA helicase PRP1 produces MSKRHRIDVGDSHSKRSRDDDRDRDRDRDRDRDKEKDKDKPKSIFEQFNIPRPTLQMNPFTGMPYSPRYYQLLNKRMTLPVWEYKEKFMEMMTKYQTIVLVGETGSGKTTQIPQWCLEWVRARYAKKAVACTQPRRVAAMSVAQRVSEEMDVGLGQEVGYNIRFEDCTSSKTVMKYMTDGMLLREAMSDPLLEAYGVIMLDEAHERTLATDILMGLLKEVAKQRADLKIVVMSATLDAGKFQQYFDKAPLMSVPGRTHPVEIFYTPEPERDYLEAAIRTVVQIHMCEEGEGDILLFLTGQEEIDEACKRLAREVDNLGPEVGNLKCIPLYSTLPPAQQQRIFEPAPAKKPNGAIGRKVVVSTNIAETSLTIDGVVFVIDPGFAKQKVYNPRIRVESLLVTAISKASAQQRAGRAGRTQPGKCFRLYTEKAYKQEMQDNTYPEILRSNLGSVVLQLKKLGIDDLVHFDFMDPPAPETLMRALELLNYLAALDDDGEITELGSMMAEFPLDPQLAKMVIASCDFSCSNEILSITAMLSVPQCFVRPAEAKKPADEAKMRFAHIDGDHLTLLNVYHAFKQNQEDQQWCYDNFINFRSLKSADNVRQQLARIMDRFNLRRSSTDFTSRDYYINIRKALVSGYFMQIAHLERTGHYLTVKDNQVVQLHPSTVLDHKPEWVLYNEFVLTTKNYIRTVTDIKPEWLVKIAPQYYDMSNFPNCEARRMLERIIAKLESKQYQEGF; encoded by the exons ATGTCGAAGAGGCATCGTATTGATGTGGGCGATTCTCACAGCAAAAGGAGCAG AGATGATGACCGAGACCGAGACCGAGACAGGGACCGCGACAGGGACAAAGAAAAGGACAAGGACAAGCCCAAGTCCATATTTGAGCAGTTCAACATCCCAAGACCCACTCTGCAGATGAATCCCTTCACAG GGATGCCCTACTCTCCCCGGTACTACCAGCTTCTCAATAAGCGTATGACACTGCCAGTATGGGAGTACAAAGAAAAGTTCATGGAGATGATGACCAAATATCAGACCATTGTGCTGGTGGGAGAAACTGGCTCCGGTAAAACAACACAG ATCCCCCAGTGGTGTCTGGAATGGGTGCGAGCTCGGTATGCCAAGAAGGCTGTTGCCTGTACACAACCTAGAAGGGTGGCAGCCATGTCTGTGGCTCAGCGTGTGTCGGAGGAGATGGATGTTGGTCTGGGGCAGGAAGTGGGCTACAACATCCGTTTTGAGGATTGTACCTCATCAAAAACAGTCATGAA GTACATGACTGATGGTATGTTGCTGAGAGAGGCCATGTCGGATCCCCTACTGGAAGCTTACGGTGTCATCATGTTGGATGAGGCCCATGAGCGTACCCTGGCAACAGACATCCTCATGGGCTTGCTGAAGGAAGTGGCCAAACAACGAGCAGATCTCAAGATAGTTGTGATGAGTGCTACCCTGGATGCTGGGAAATTCCAG CAATACTTTGACAAGGCCCCGTTGATGAGTGTCCCTGGTCGTACACATCCTGTGGAGATCTTCTACACACCTGAGCCGGAGCGTGATTACCTGGAGGCTGCCATCAGGACCGTTGTACAGATCCACATGTGTGAGGAGGGAGAGGGAGACATTCTTCTCTTCCTGACAGGCCAGGAG GAGATTGACGAGGCTTGCAAGAGATTAGCCCGCGAGGTGGACAACCTGGGCCCAGAGGTTGGCAACCTGAAGTGTATCCCCCTGTATTCAACTCTACCCCCGGCCCAGCAACAGCGTATCTTCGAACCTGCTCCGGCCAAGAAACCAAATGGGGCCATCGGCAGGAAGGTGGTCGTCTCTACCAACATTGCTGAAACATCCTTAACAATTGAtggtgttgtgtttgtgatagACCCTGGCTTTGCTAAACAAAAG GTATATAACCCCCGTATTCGAGTGGAGTCCCTCCTAGTGACAGCCATTAGTAAAGCCAGCGCCCAGCAGCGAGCTGGCCGAGCAGGCAGGACACAGCCTGGGAAGTGTTTCCGTCTGTATACAGAAAAGGCCTACAAGCAGGAAATGCAGGACAACACATACCCTGAGATCCTCCGGTCTAACCTTGGATCTGTCGTCTTGCAGCTTAAGAAGCTGGGTATCGATGATCTTGTGCACTTTGACTTCATGGATCCACCTG CTCCGGAGACGTTGATGAGAGCGCTGGAGTTGTTGAACTACCTGGCTGCCCTGGATGATGACGGAGAGATCACAGAACTGGGATCCATGATGGCAGAGTTCCCACTGGATCCCCAGCTGGCTAAAATGGTTATTGCCAGCTGTGATTTCAGCTGTTCCAACGAGATTCTGTCGATAACAGCCATGTTGTCAG TCCCGCAGTGCTTTGTGAGACCTGCTGAGGCCAAGAAACCTGCGGACGAGGCTAAGATGAGGTTCGCCCACATCGATGGTGATCACCTCACTCTGCTCAATGTCTACCATGCCTTCAAGCAAA ACCAGGAAGACCAGCAATGGTGCTATGACAACTTCATCAACTTCAGGTCACTTAAGAGTGCAGACAATGTGCGGCAGCAGCTTGCTCGCATCATGGACCGCTTCAACCTGCGCCGGTCTAGCACTGACTTCACCAGCCGCGACTACTACATCAACATCAGGAAGGCTTTAGTCTCGGGATACTTCATGCAG ATCGCTCACTTGGAACGGACGGGTCACTACCTGACAGTGAAGGACAACCAGGTTGTACAGCTTCATCCGTCCACCGTGTTGGACCACAAGCCGGAGTGGGTGCTCTACAATGAGTTTGTGCTCACCACCAAGAATTACATCCGCACTGTCACAGACATCAAACCAGAGTG GTTGGTGAAGATTGCGCCGCAGTACTACGACATGTCCAACTTCCCCAATTGTGAAGCCCGTCGGATGCTGGAGAGGATCATTGCCAAACTGGAGAGCAAGCAGTACCAAGAGGGCTTTTGA